From [Clostridium] symbiosum, a single genomic window includes:
- a CDS encoding alcohol dehydrogenase catalytic domain-containing protein — protein MKAIMIDKPGEIRVAEIQDAEWREGCAVIEVKALGVCGSDVHAYAGKSPNVSYPLVIGHETAGIVTEVEEGNSYGIRKGDRVVLDPYLYCGSCYPCSQGRTNCCESLKVLGVQTGGSMSRYFTHPLSHMVKVPDSMTWEELAVTEPLVIALHAVHSLKLKEGEHIAIIGAGAIGMLVGMAALAYGGIPIMVDIVDQRLELAKTLGITHTVNSMTDDAVSYIKEITGGRMAECVSEVSGSAAGVRNALDYAASTGRVALTGWPNKPVELPTAVVTRKELQIIGSRTGVTKEFVEAAELISSGRVPAANIISKAVSFEELPEAIAHLDACPGDWLKLIALL, from the coding sequence ATGAAAGCAATCATGATTGATAAGCCGGGAGAAATCCGCGTGGCGGAAATTCAGGATGCAGAGTGGAGGGAAGGGTGTGCGGTCATCGAGGTGAAGGCTCTGGGGGTCTGCGGTTCCGATGTCCACGCCTATGCGGGAAAGAGTCCGAACGTATCATATCCTCTTGTGATAGGGCATGAAACGGCCGGGATTGTCACGGAGGTGGAGGAAGGAAATTCCTATGGGATCAGAAAGGGCGACCGGGTCGTCCTGGATCCGTATCTTTACTGCGGTTCCTGCTATCCCTGTTCCCAGGGAAGAACGAACTGCTGCGAATCCCTGAAAGTTCTGGGAGTGCAGACCGGGGGCAGTATGAGCAGATATTTTACACACCCTCTGAGCCATATGGTGAAGGTGCCGGACTCCATGACATGGGAGGAACTGGCCGTGACCGAGCCTCTTGTCATTGCACTCCATGCGGTTCACAGCCTGAAACTGAAAGAGGGCGAGCACATCGCAATTATCGGAGCCGGGGCCATCGGCATGCTGGTGGGGATGGCGGCTCTGGCTTACGGAGGAATCCCCATTATGGTGGATATTGTGGATCAGAGGCTGGAACTGGCAAAGACTTTGGGTATAACGCATACCGTGAATTCCATGACGGATGATGCGGTTTCTTATATCAAAGAGATAACCGGCGGACGGATGGCGGAATGTGTATCCGAGGTTTCGGGTTCTGCGGCCGGAGTCAGGAATGCGCTGGACTATGCAGCGTCCACGGGAAGAGTGGCGCTTACCGGCTGGCCGAATAAGCCGGTAGAACTTCCCACTGCAGTGGTTACAAGAAAAGAGCTGCAGATTATCGGTTCGCGGACCGGAGTGACAAAGGAATTTGTGGAGGCGGCAGAGCTGATTTCTTCCGGCAGGGTTCCGGCGGCCAACATCATTTCAAAAGCAGTTTCCTTTGAGGAACTGCCGGAGGCGATTGCCCACCTGGACGCCTGCCCGGGAGACTGGCTGAAGCTGATAGCATTATTATGA
- a CDS encoding HAD family phosphatase has product MIIEGVIFDMDGLMFDTERLGLEGWKKAGRILGYPVGEEMVAGIRGCNREDAKRKFKARYGGNFDYEQALQIRLKYAEDRIRELGIPVKPGLYQLLEILKNKRIPMGVATGSSRQTALSNLENAGIREYFNVIVCGDEVEHAKPWPDIFIRTAECLGTDCSRTMVFEDSSNGIEAASRAGCIPVMVPDLTWPDDALRAKCYRVIGNLGEAGGFFERR; this is encoded by the coding sequence ATGATAATAGAAGGCGTAATATTTGATATGGACGGCCTGATGTTCGACACGGAACGGCTCGGACTGGAGGGCTGGAAAAAAGCCGGCAGGATACTTGGATATCCTGTCGGCGAAGAAATGGTGGCCGGAATCAGGGGCTGCAACCGTGAGGATGCAAAACGGAAATTCAAAGCGCGCTACGGCGGGAATTTCGACTACGAGCAGGCTCTTCAGATACGGCTTAAATATGCCGAAGACAGGATAAGAGAACTGGGAATACCGGTCAAACCGGGACTTTACCAGCTGTTGGAAATTCTGAAAAATAAGAGAATCCCCATGGGCGTCGCCACCGGAAGCAGCCGGCAGACGGCATTGTCCAATCTGGAAAACGCCGGTATCCGGGAGTATTTTAATGTGATAGTCTGCGGGGACGAGGTGGAGCACGCAAAGCCGTGGCCGGATATTTTCATCAGGACGGCGGAGTGCCTGGGCACGGATTGCAGCAGAACGATGGTCTTCGAGGACAGCTCAAATGGGATTGAGGCGGCGTCACGCGCAGGCTGTATTCCCGTTATGGTGCCGGATTTGACGTGGCCGGATGATGCGCTCAGGGCAAAATGTTACCGGGTGATTGGGAATCTGGGTGAGGCCGGGGGATTTTTTGAGAGGAGATGA